A region from the Desulfocurvibacter africanus subsp. africanus DSM 2603 genome encodes:
- a CDS encoding terminase family protein, whose product MQASGTKTLRLHPRQGVAYRTRATEVLYGGSAGGGKSHLMRVAALSWCFAVPGLQVYIFRRLSDDLWKNHMQGPASFPVLLAEWLQAGFVKINSGKNFIAFGNGPAGGFDGGSKIFLCHCQYERDVFKYQGAEIHVLLMDELTHFTESQYRFLRGRVRLAGLQIPERWQGFFPRILCGSNPGGVGHGWVKHTFEPSRPESRKAREMLKSEGSLVRQFIPARLEDNPSLMESDPGYEARLEGLGSPELVKAMRFGDWEVFVGQAFPEFSVRTHVIPPCMPPENAQVHTTFDWGFGKPFSWGWWFVDNDGRVIRFAEWYGWNGQPDQGLRLIDSEIAREIIRRERDMNLQERMIIRLAGHDCFARRPDFQGGGQGKSTAEIFAEHGLFLTKGDSTRHLKIRAFRERIRSTGDGTNSRPMLLVGSNCTEFIRTIPALVTDPANPEDIDSKGEDHVWDEACHIVMARPMAARQSGPAAVNAYARRIDRLESGLSCEGDRFEREMTRAFGREPSPWARAEMGEVLDDSSPC is encoded by the coding sequence ATGCAGGCGAGCGGGACTAAGACCCTTCGGCTGCACCCGCGTCAGGGCGTAGCCTACCGGACCAGGGCCACCGAAGTCCTGTACGGGGGCAGTGCCGGAGGCGGCAAGTCGCATCTCATGCGCGTGGCCGCGCTGTCCTGGTGTTTCGCCGTGCCGGGCTTGCAGGTCTACATCTTCCGGCGCCTGTCCGACGACCTGTGGAAGAACCACATGCAGGGCCCGGCCTCGTTCCCGGTCCTGCTTGCCGAGTGGCTGCAGGCCGGCTTCGTCAAGATCAACTCGGGCAAGAACTTCATCGCCTTCGGTAACGGTCCCGCGGGCGGCTTCGACGGCGGCAGCAAGATATTCCTGTGCCACTGCCAGTACGAGCGGGACGTGTTCAAGTATCAGGGCGCGGAGATCCACGTGCTGCTCATGGACGAGCTGACCCACTTCACCGAGAGCCAGTACCGCTTTCTGCGCGGCCGCGTGCGCCTGGCCGGCCTCCAGATCCCCGAGCGCTGGCAGGGCTTCTTCCCGCGCATCCTGTGCGGCTCCAATCCGGGCGGCGTGGGCCACGGCTGGGTCAAGCACACCTTTGAGCCGTCCAGGCCGGAGTCCCGGAAAGCAAGGGAGATGCTGAAAAGTGAAGGCAGCCTGGTTCGACAGTTCATCCCGGCCAGGCTCGAAGACAATCCGAGCCTGATGGAAAGTGACCCCGGCTATGAAGCCCGGCTTGAGGGCCTGGGTTCTCCCGAGCTGGTCAAGGCCATGCGCTTTGGTGACTGGGAGGTGTTCGTGGGCCAGGCCTTCCCTGAATTTTCCGTGCGCACGCACGTCATTCCGCCGTGCATGCCGCCCGAGAATGCCCAGGTCCACACGACCTTCGACTGGGGCTTCGGCAAGCCCTTTTCCTGGGGCTGGTGGTTCGTGGACAACGACGGCCGCGTGATCCGCTTCGCCGAGTGGTACGGCTGGAACGGCCAGCCCGACCAGGGGCTGCGGCTCATCGACTCCGAGATCGCCCGAGAGATCATAAGGCGCGAGCGGGATATGAACCTGCAGGAGCGCATGATCATCCGCCTTGCCGGCCATGACTGCTTCGCCAGGCGCCCGGATTTCCAGGGCGGCGGCCAGGGCAAGTCCACGGCCGAGATCTTTGCCGAGCACGGCCTGTTCCTGACCAAGGGCGACTCGACCCGACACCTCAAGATCAGGGCTTTTCGCGAGCGCATCAGGTCCACGGGCGATGGCACAAACAGCAGGCCCATGCTGCTCGTCGGCTCCAACTGCACGGAATTCATCCGCACGATCCCGGCGCTTGTCACGGACCCGGCCAACCCCGAGGACATCGACAGCAAGGGCGAGGACCACGTGTGGGACGAGGCCTGCCACATCGTGATGGCCCGCCCGATGGCCGCAAGGCAGAGCGGCCCGGCAGCGGTCAACGCCTATGCTCGGCGCATCGACCGGCTCGAATCCGGCCTGTCCTGCGAAGGCGACCGATTTGAACGCGAAATGACCCGGGCCTTTGGCCGCGAGCCCAGCCCCTGGGCGCGCGCCGAAATGGGCGAGGTGCTGGATGACTCCAGTCCCTGCTGA
- a CDS encoding sialidase family protein, with amino-acid sequence MRLHLGLLVLILLLSSSSAQAWERVYPKGFTEYDLKGIWGRSREDVFAVGNGGTILHYDGHSWSAMNSGTDKDLYGVWGIAGDNVFAVGASGTILHYDGISWSIMRSGTNLSLFNVWGSAGGDIFVVGGGYSGYSFYGILLHYAGSTWSVIPIPSNYDGRLSGVWGSSANDAFVVGYNDQAAVDHGIILHFDGATWLGMSSGTDSSLQGVWGSAWDDVFAVGGDGTILHYDGRSWSPMTSGTGILLTGVWGSARDDVFAVGSGIILHYDGHSWTPMDSGEDCALSSAWGSAVDDVFAVGAGGAIQHYDGGSWSSVASSVLGEKLRSIWGSAGDDIFSVGDNGTILHYDGANWSIMTSGTYSDLTGVWSSAKDDVFAVGYYDLDRLHYNGTTWSRAPSSMWRDYQGVWGTSGANVFVVGISGTILRFDGTNWSAMASGTSRTLYGIWGSSEDDIFAVGEYGTMLHNYDGFWTVIGAGTLNTLDSIWGSSKNDVFAVGNAGAIVHYDGYYWSAMDSGTSDALCGIWGSSGNDVFAVGNFFNGSDSSGTILHYDGRSWSAMRPGTHYTLTAVWGSSENDVYAVGGYGTILHYDGTTTVDALPAETLPSGAKVTFYQVVAKARTTEYLRSRYSTPEGFTPLTTVREFTAKTDYPGRKIIFTCRIKGLSGTVGGLTLAKLRYDGTSRAFSFAASGNAASPSGTWWMRDSAGVPMASAEILDPGNIYEVRFIIQDDDPRFDLDPIAGLIRDPFVLGQGGIWNSDTGGDSDGDADGASSGSGGGCAFNPSAGYDPLGLEWLLLLVPAVLARLRRPRRAG; translated from the coding sequence ATGCGACTTCATCTGGGGCTACTTGTCCTGATCCTGCTTTTAAGCTCATCGTCTGCCCAGGCCTGGGAGCGCGTCTATCCCAAAGGTTTCACGGAATACGACCTCAAGGGAATCTGGGGGCGTTCGCGGGAGGATGTCTTCGCCGTGGGGAATGGCGGCACCATTCTGCACTATGACGGGCACTCCTGGTCAGCCATGAACTCCGGCACGGACAAGGATCTGTACGGCGTTTGGGGCATTGCCGGAGATAATGTATTTGCGGTCGGAGCCAGTGGCACCATCCTGCACTACGATGGCATATCTTGGTCGATCATGAGATCCGGCACGAATTTGTCTCTCTTTAATGTTTGGGGCAGCGCTGGAGGTGATATCTTCGTCGTGGGTGGGGGATATAGCGGCTATTCCTTTTACGGCATCCTCCTGCACTATGCTGGCAGCACATGGTCGGTGATTCCCATACCATCCAACTATGACGGAAGATTATCTGGTGTCTGGGGCAGTTCTGCCAATGATGCCTTCGTCGTAGGGTATAATGACCAAGCTGCGGTGGATCATGGCATCATCCTGCATTTTGACGGTGCAACCTGGTTGGGCATGAGCTCCGGCACGGATTCCTCTCTCCAAGGCGTCTGGGGCAGCGCCTGGGATGATGTCTTCGCCGTTGGAGGCGACGGCACCATCCTGCACTACGACGGCCGTTCCTGGTCCCCAATGACTTCGGGCACGGGCATTCTGCTCACAGGCGTCTGGGGCAGCGCCAGGGATGATGTCTTCGCGGTCGGAAGCGGCATCATCCTGCATTATGACGGGCACTCCTGGACACCGATGGACTCTGGCGAAGACTGCGCCCTGTCCTCGGCCTGGGGCAGTGCCGTAGACGATGTCTTCGCCGTGGGCGCGGGTGGGGCAATACAGCACTACGACGGCGGATCCTGGTCGAGCGTGGCTTCTTCCGTACTGGGCGAAAAGCTCAGAAGCATCTGGGGCAGCGCCGGTGATGACATTTTCTCCGTGGGGGATAATGGCACCATCCTGCACTATGACGGAGCAAACTGGTCGATCATGACTTCCGGCACGTACAGCGATCTCACTGGCGTTTGGAGCAGCGCCAAGGATGATGTCTTCGCCGTGGGTTATTATGACCTGGATAGGCTGCACTATAATGGTACCACTTGGTCGAGAGCGCCGTCGAGCATGTGGCGTGACTATCAGGGCGTTTGGGGTACTTCTGGTGCCAATGTATTCGTTGTGGGCATTAGCGGAACTATTCTGCGTTTTGACGGCACCAATTGGTCGGCCATGGCTTCCGGAACTTCCAGAACGCTCTATGGCATCTGGGGCAGCTCCGAGGATGATATCTTCGCTGTAGGTGAATACGGCACCATGCTGCACAATTACGATGGATTCTGGACTGTCATCGGGGCCGGTACTTTGAACACACTTGACAGCATATGGGGCAGCTCGAAAAACGACGTTTTCGCCGTAGGAAATGCCGGGGCCATTGTGCACTATGACGGTTATTACTGGTCGGCCATGGACTCTGGCACGAGCGATGCCCTTTGCGGTATCTGGGGCAGCTCAGGGAATGATGTCTTCGCCGTTGGGAACTTTTTCAATGGAAGTGACTCTAGCGGCACCATCCTGCACTATGACGGCCGCTCCTGGTCTGCCATGCGCCCCGGCACGCATTATACCTTGACTGCCGTTTGGGGTAGCTCGGAGAATGACGTCTATGCCGTGGGGGGGTACGGCACTATCCTACACTACGATGGCACGACAACAGTGGACGCGCTTCCGGCCGAGACCCTTCCCAGCGGAGCAAAGGTCACCTTTTATCAGGTTGTGGCCAAGGCGCGCACGACCGAATACCTGCGCTCAAGGTACTCGACCCCGGAGGGCTTCACCCCGCTTACGACCGTGCGCGAATTCACGGCAAAGACAGACTATCCAGGCCGCAAGATCATCTTCACCTGTCGGATCAAAGGTCTGTCCGGGACTGTGGGCGGGCTGACCTTGGCCAAACTCCGGTACGACGGCACAAGTCGTGCGTTCTCCTTCGCCGCCTCGGGCAACGCAGCCTCTCCTTCGGGCACCTGGTGGATGCGTGACAGCGCCGGGGTGCCCATGGCTTCCGCCGAGATCTTGGATCCGGGGAACATCTACGAGGTTCGCTTCATCATCCAGGATGATGATCCACGGTTTGACCTTGATCCAATAGCCGGACTCATCCGTGACCCCTTTGTTCTGGGCCAGGGCGGCATCTGGAATTCTGATACCGGAGGTGATTCCGATGGCGACGCTGATGGAGCATCAAGTGGTTCAGGCGGCGGCTGCGCCTTCAACCCCTCGGCCGGTTACGACCCACTCGGCCTGGAATGGCTGCTGCTCCTGGTGCCTGCGGTCCTGGCCCGGCTGCGCAGGCCAAGACGCGCGGGCTGA
- a CDS encoding FG-GAP repeat domain-containing protein, producing MPARLRPILVTLGLLLSSVPELEAAHNLLFSEHPIASSGMYFPEYVFAADMDNDNDLDVLATSLGLPNRLVWFENTGGSDRFGSQQVIDAPWEYAPSVVRADLNNDDEPDVLSIEYADGTIAWYANEDGTLGARQEIGPVAAGYWSLFAEDLDNDGDLDVLAASIDDGTIVWYANTDGQGSFEFRQTINTAADGSWSVFVLDLDNDGDPDVLAAGYADGSIAWHANTDGKGAFGPRQVIYSAEDGAASVFQVDLDNDGDMDVLAASTAPDSGQGTIFWQENTDGLGALGRQQVIATSLYGACSVFAADLDNDGDLDVLSAALMENKIAWYENLYSRPVAKAGPDQTVPEGAKVTLDGSGSSDASGAIPWSWVQTDGPSVQLDSAGTPKPFFSAPQVDAAGAKLTFTLTITNSQGITASDSLDVTVTNQPKAPVARAGDDRTVAGGAAVSLDGSASEAGEGSITAWAWAQSAGTPVALIDADKATASFTAPEVGGADETLSFTLTVSNSVGRSSSDSLTITLQDSPGGDDSGGSGGDTGGDDVTGGSGGGVDAGGSGGGGGGGGCAFDPSAGFDPAGLEWLLLLAAMLLVRLRKMKRAG from the coding sequence ATGCCTGCCCGCCTGCGCCCGATCCTGGTCACCCTCGGCCTGCTGCTGTCGTCTGTCCCCGAGCTCGAAGCAGCGCACAATCTCCTCTTCAGCGAGCACCCGATCGCAAGCTCCGGCATGTACTTCCCCGAGTACGTGTTCGCCGCGGATATGGACAACGACAACGACCTGGACGTGCTCGCGACATCGCTCGGCCTGCCCAACAGGCTCGTCTGGTTCGAGAACACGGGCGGCTCGGACAGGTTCGGTTCGCAACAAGTGATCGACGCGCCCTGGGAATACGCACCCTCCGTGGTCAGGGCTGACCTGAACAACGACGACGAACCGGATGTGCTCTCAATCGAGTATGCCGACGGAACGATCGCCTGGTACGCAAACGAGGACGGCACACTCGGCGCGCGGCAGGAGATAGGTCCCGTAGCGGCAGGCTACTGGTCCTTGTTCGCGGAGGACCTGGACAATGACGGCGACCTGGATGTGCTCGCGGCCTCCATCGATGACGGCACGATCGTCTGGTACGCGAACACCGACGGCCAAGGTTCATTCGAATTCCGGCAGACCATCAACACCGCGGCGGACGGCTCCTGGTCCGTGTTCGTGCTGGATCTGGACAATGACGGCGACCCGGACGTGCTCGCGGCCGGATATGCCGACGGCAGCATTGCCTGGCACGCGAACACGGACGGCAAGGGCGCGTTCGGCCCGCGGCAGGTCATATACAGCGCCGAGGACGGCGCCGCGAGTGTGTTCCAGGTGGATCTGGACAACGACGGCGACATGGATGTGCTCGCGGCCTCTACAGCACCGGATTCCGGCCAAGGCACGATCTTCTGGCAGGAGAACACCGACGGCCTGGGCGCGTTGGGCCGGCAGCAGGTCATCGCCACCAGCCTGTACGGCGCCTGTTCCGTATTCGCGGCCGACCTGGACAACGACGGCGACCTGGACGTGCTCTCGGCAGCGCTGATGGAGAATAAGATCGCCTGGTACGAGAACCTCTACTCGCGGCCCGTTGCCAAGGCAGGCCCCGACCAGACCGTGCCCGAAGGCGCCAAGGTCACCCTCGACGGCAGCGGCAGCTCCGATGCCTCCGGGGCCATCCCCTGGTCCTGGGTCCAGACCGACGGCCCGAGCGTGCAGCTCGACTCCGCGGGAACGCCAAAGCCGTTCTTCAGCGCGCCGCAGGTCGACGCCGCCGGCGCGAAGCTGACCTTCACGCTGACAATCACCAACAGCCAGGGCATCACGGCCAGCGACTCGCTCGACGTGACGGTCACCAACCAGCCCAAGGCACCCGTTGCCCGCGCCGGAGACGACCGGACCGTGGCCGGGGGCGCGGCCGTGAGCCTGGACGGCTCGGCCAGCGAGGCCGGCGAGGGGAGCATCACGGCCTGGGCCTGGGCGCAGAGCGCAGGGACACCCGTGGCCCTGATCGATGCGGACAAAGCCACGGCTTCCTTCACTGCGCCAGAGGTGGGCGGCGCGGACGAAACCCTGAGCTTCACCCTCACCGTCAGCAACAGCGTGGGCAGATCCTCCAGCGATTCGCTGACGATTACGCTGCAAGACAGCCCTGGCGGCGACGATAGCGGCGGCTCGGGCGGCGATACCGGTGGGGACGACGTTACCGGCGGTTCGGGCGGCGGCGTTGATGCCGGCGGCTCGGGCGGCGGAGGAGGCGGAGGCGGCTGCGCCTTCGATCCCTCGGCCGGCTTCGACCCGGCCGGCCTAGAGTGGCTGCTGCTCCTCGCGGCCATGCTGCTCGTCCGACTGCGCAAGATGAAGCGCGCGGGCTGA
- a CDS encoding PKD domain-containing protein has translation MLRCFMSLLLLVLMAWPCPSMAQKIGGGPSYTIVLRADGTLWTWGYNNRGQLGDGTTTQRNKPAQVTESNAGEDPLPARFKAVAADVDCSMALAEDGSLWSWGWGGRMKPVRIQSSLPPFKAMSVGFDHTLALAEDGTLWAWGYNYHGQLGDGTKSVGLVHISRSDDDQPALPARFVAVAASGSFSMALAEDGSIWNWGKNNSGQLGDGTVFERLRPRKIIQSKPGEPALPTRFKAIAAGAIHCLALAEDGKLWGWGDNAHGQLGEYSPAIIYQPIYTHVPGPIAAVAAGSAHSLALLENGTLRAWGNNYEGQLGDGTEIDRVYSVQVTESQPGQPALPARFTAVTAGASSSMALAEDGTLWAWGDNSSGELGDGGTADRTRPVRVVGPDGNGSFDASLAIFPHGAQGEAPLSVAFLSFHTPLASAASWDFGDGQTSSDATPSHTFDTPGLYTVTFTEDVPGGGTTSRQSTTIPVLVLHEIIAEAGPDKTVDEGTNVTLNGTASSDPPGLPLSCTWTKLSGPDVMLTGANTASPRFIAPQLDTDTQVLTFQLTVRAADGRSTTDTVTVTVRNVNRQPTANTGADQTVAPGATVTLDGRASSDPDGGVLTYSWIQISGASVSLTGANTAQPRFTAPSRGTTLTFTLTVTDPGGLTSSDTVNVIVNTAHIDYPPVANAGPDKAVLVGAAVFLDGRASSDPNGDSLTFSWTQASGTGVLLTGANTAQPSFTAPAMATTLTFILTVTDPGGLSSSDTVNVIVNTTYTPYPPVANAGADRSVATGATVALDGRASSDPNGDALIYSWAQIGGTGVSLTGANTAQPRFTAPDQAITLSFTLTVRDPGGLTDSDTVTVTVTESTGGGDGGGSGGGGGGGGCAFNPSAGYDPLGLEWLLLLVPAVLARLRRPRRRLS, from the coding sequence GTGCTGCGCTGCTTTATGTCCCTGCTTCTGCTTGTGCTCATGGCTTGGCCGTGCCCGAGCATGGCGCAGAAAATCGGCGGCGGCCCGAGTTACACTATCGTCCTGCGGGCGGATGGAACACTTTGGACCTGGGGATACAATAACAGAGGCCAGTTGGGCGACGGGACCACGACCCAAAGGAACAAGCCAGCACAGGTCACCGAAAGCAACGCCGGCGAGGACCCCCTGCCGGCGCGCTTCAAGGCCGTGGCTGCGGATGTTGACTGTTCCATGGCCTTGGCCGAGGATGGCTCGCTTTGGAGCTGGGGCTGGGGCGGTAGAATGAAACCGGTGCGGATCCAATCGTCTCTCCCGCCCTTCAAGGCCATGTCCGTCGGCTTTGACCATACGCTGGCTCTGGCCGAGGATGGCACGCTGTGGGCCTGGGGGTATAATTACCACGGCCAGCTTGGCGACGGGACCAAGTCCGTTGGGCTGGTGCATATCAGCCGAAGCGATGACGACCAGCCTGCTCTGCCGGCGCGCTTTGTGGCCGTGGCCGCAAGTGGAAGCTTTTCCATGGCCCTGGCCGAGGACGGCTCGATCTGGAACTGGGGAAAGAACAACTCAGGCCAACTGGGCGACGGAACCGTGTTCGAGAGGCTCAGACCAAGGAAGATCATCCAGAGCAAGCCAGGCGAACCTGCTCTGCCCACGCGCTTCAAAGCCATAGCAGCGGGTGCCATCCACTGCCTGGCCCTGGCCGAGGACGGCAAGCTGTGGGGCTGGGGGGATAACGCCCACGGCCAACTGGGCGAATATAGCCCGGCCATAATCTACCAGCCCATCTATACACATGTGCCAGGGCCCATCGCGGCCGTGGCTGCGGGTAGTGCCCATTCTCTGGCCCTGCTCGAGAACGGCACGCTGAGGGCCTGGGGGAATAACTACGAAGGCCAACTGGGCGACGGGACCGAGATCGACAGGGTTTATTCGGTGCAGGTCACCGAGAGCCAGCCCGGCCAGCCAGCCCTGCCAGCCCGCTTCACGGCCGTGACCGCGGGTGCCAGCAGTAGCATGGCCTTGGCCGAGGACGGCACGCTGTGGGCCTGGGGAGACAATAGTAGCGGGGAGCTGGGCGACGGGGGCACAGCAGATAGGACCAGGCCGGTGCGGGTGGTGGGACCCGATGGAAACGGCTCTTTCGACGCGAGTCTGGCCATCTTCCCGCATGGCGCCCAAGGTGAAGCACCGCTGAGCGTAGCGTTTCTTTCCTTTCACACGCCGCTAGCCTCGGCGGCGAGCTGGGACTTCGGCGACGGCCAAACCAGCAGCGACGCGACGCCAAGCCACACTTTCGACACGCCCGGTCTGTACACGGTGACGTTCACCGAGGATGTGCCGGGAGGCGGCACCACGAGCAGGCAGAGCACCACGATCCCAGTCCTGGTACTGCACGAAATCATAGCCGAGGCAGGCCCGGACAAAACTGTGGACGAAGGCACGAACGTGACCCTGAACGGCACGGCAAGCAGCGATCCCCCTGGCCTACCATTGAGCTGCACCTGGACCAAGCTCTCCGGACCGGATGTAATGCTCACGGGCGCGAATACGGCCAGCCCGCGCTTTATTGCCCCGCAACTCGACACGGACACGCAGGTCTTGACCTTTCAACTCACGGTCAGGGCCGCGGACGGCCGAAGCACCACGGATACGGTCACGGTTACGGTGCGCAACGTCAACAGGCAGCCCACAGCCAACACCGGGGCAGACCAGACCGTGGCTCCTGGCGCGACGGTGACTCTCGACGGCAGGGCCAGCTCGGACCCCGACGGCGGCGTCCTGACCTATTCCTGGATTCAGATCAGCGGAGCAAGCGTGTCGCTCACGGGCGCCAACACGGCCCAGCCACGCTTCACCGCGCCCAGCAGGGGCACAACCCTGACCTTCACCTTGACGGTCACTGATCCAGGCGGGTTGACGAGTTCGGATACGGTGAACGTGATCGTGAACACGGCACACATCGACTATCCGCCCGTAGCCAATGCAGGCCCCGATAAAGCCGTTCTCGTGGGCGCTGCCGTGTTCCTCGACGGCAGAGCAAGCTCCGATCCCAACGGCGACAGCCTGACCTTCTCCTGGACCCAGGCCAGCGGAACAGGAGTGTTGCTCACGGGCGCCAATACGGCCCAGCCAAGTTTCACCGCGCCCGCTATGGCCACAACCCTGACCTTCATCCTCACGGTCACTGATCCAGGCGGGTTGTCGAGTTCGGACACGGTGAACGTGATCGTGAACACGACCTACACGCCGTATCCACCCGTGGCCAACGCCGGGGCCGACCGGAGCGTTGCCACAGGCGCAACCGTGGCTCTTGACGGCAGAGCAAGCTCCGACCCCAACGGCGACGCCCTGATTTACTCCTGGGCCCAGATCGGCGGAACAGGAGTGTCGCTCACGGGTGCCAACACGGCCCAACCACGCTTCACCGCGCCCGATCAGGCTATAACTCTGTCCTTTACCCTCACCGTGAGGGATCCCGGCGGATTGACGGACAGTGACACAGTGACGGTCACGGTGACCGAAAGTACAGGCGGCGGGGACGGAGGGGGCTCGGGCGGCGGAGGTGGCGGAGGCGGCTGCGCCTTCAACCCCTCGGCCGGTTACGACCCACTCGGCCTGGAATGGCTGCTGCTCCTGGTGCCTGCGGTCCTGGCCCGGCTGCGCAGGCCAAGGAGACGATTAAGTTAA
- a CDS encoding WD40 repeat domain-containing protein gives MRRCLALIALIALALLPAPAKAWDLVQPNGLSTSTINAVWGNSGSDVFAVGYNGTILHYDGLSWSAMNSGTSQPLYGVWGSSASSVFAVGSGGTILRYNGRGWSAMTSGTSQTLYGVWGSSGSNVFAVGSSGTILRCNGTAWSAMTSGTTETLKGIWGSSGSDVFAVGNSGTIRRYNGSTWSGMASGTTSTLRSIWGSSGNDVFVCVEMSGTLRHYNGSTWSGMASGTGSWLYGVWASPGGDVFAVGGGSSTSTILRYKDGTWSDMSPGTGKHLYGVWGSAENDIFAVGADGIILHWDGSDWQAMSPGMVGLMQGVWGSSGSNVLAVSSRGTILRYDGSAWSSQAISGSPRLGEIWGSSEDDVFAVGHNGYIAHYGGSSWDTYTTGTGEQFEGVWGSSANNIYAVGIKSSKGSIWRYDGTTWSDTAFGVSASLWGVWGSAANDVFAVGSSGTILRYNGAAWSAMTSGTSYLLIGVWGSSASDVFAVGHSGTILHYDGTAWSPMISGTSDNLYGVWGSSGSDVFAVGDDGTILHYNGNPGGTWSAMNSGTKQQLYSVWGSSGSDVFVVGVYGTILHYDGTTKVEALPPASQPGGAQVTFYQTVVNERTDAYLRSTYATPTGFTPFTSVREFTAATSVPGGKVVFSCRVKGLSGTVGGLVLAKLMYNGTRRAFTFDASGDVDSPSGTWWMLDSAGSPMAGAQSLDPADIYEFRFIIQDNDSRFDLDMASGTIRDPFVLGTGGDWSPPKEDSGGGGGGGGGCAFDPSAGEGLGMDWLLLLATLALVGLRRPRRAS, from the coding sequence ATGCGGCGCTGTCTCGCCCTTATCGCCCTTATCGCCCTGGCCCTGCTCCCGGCGCCGGCCAAGGCCTGGGACCTTGTTCAACCCAACGGGCTTTCCACCAGCACCATCAATGCCGTCTGGGGCAACTCGGGCAGCGACGTCTTTGCCGTAGGTTATAACGGCACCATCCTGCACTACGACGGCCTGTCCTGGTCGGCCATGAACTCCGGCACGAGCCAGCCTCTCTATGGCGTCTGGGGCAGCTCGGCCAGCAGCGTCTTTGCCGTCGGTTCCGGCGGCACCATCCTGCGCTACAATGGCAGGGGCTGGTCGGCCATGACCTCGGGCACGAGCCAGACTCTCTACGGCGTCTGGGGCAGCTCGGGCAGCAACGTCTTTGCCGTAGGTTCCAGCGGCACCATCCTGCGCTGCAATGGCACTGCCTGGTCGGCCATGACCTCCGGCACGACTGAGACTCTCAAAGGCATCTGGGGCAGTTCGGGCAGCGACGTTTTTGCCGTGGGCAACAGCGGCACCATCCGGCGCTACAACGGCAGCACGTGGTCTGGCATGGCTTCCGGCACGACCTCGACTCTTAGAAGCATCTGGGGCAGCTCGGGCAACGACGTCTTCGTCTGCGTTGAAATGAGCGGCACCCTCCGGCACTACAACGGCAGCACGTGGTCTGGCATGGCTTCCGGCACGGGCTCATGGCTCTACGGCGTCTGGGCAAGCCCGGGAGGCGACGTCTTCGCCGTGGGAGGGGGCTCTTCCACCAGCACCATCCTGCGCTACAAAGATGGCACATGGTCCGACATGTCCCCCGGCACGGGCAAGCATCTCTATGGCGTCTGGGGCAGCGCGGAAAACGACATATTCGCCGTGGGCGCCGACGGCATCATCCTGCACTGGGACGGCAGCGACTGGCAGGCCATGAGCCCCGGCATGGTTGGGCTTATGCAGGGCGTCTGGGGCAGTTCGGGCAGCAACGTCCTTGCCGTTAGTTCTCGCGGCACCATCCTGCGCTACGATGGCAGCGCCTGGTCTTCCCAGGCCATCAGCGGGAGCCCTAGGCTTGGTGAAATATGGGGCAGCTCGGAAGACGACGTTTTCGCCGTAGGCCATAACGGCTACATCGCGCACTACGGCGGCTCTTCCTGGGACACCTACACCACGGGCACGGGCGAGCAGTTTGAGGGCGTCTGGGGCAGCTCGGCAAACAATATCTACGCCGTTGGAATCAAATCCTCCAAGGGCTCAATCTGGCGCTATGATGGCACCACCTGGTCGGACACGGCCTTCGGGGTGAGTGCGTCTCTGTGGGGCGTCTGGGGCAGCGCGGCCAACGACGTCTTCGCCGTTGGCAGTTCCGGCACCATCCTGCGCTACAACGGCGCTGCCTGGTCTGCCATGACCTCCGGCACGAGCTATTTGCTCATTGGCGTCTGGGGCAGCTCGGCCAGCGATGTCTTCGCCGTGGGCCATAGCGGCACCATCCTGCACTACGACGGCACTGCCTGGTCTCCCATGATCTCCGGCACGAGCGACAATCTCTACGGCGTCTGGGGCAGCTCGGGCAGCGACGTCTTCGCCGTCGGTGATGACGGCACCATCCTGCACTACAATGGCAATCCCGGCGGCACATGGTCCGCCATGAACTCCGGCACGAAGCAGCAACTCTACAGTGTCTGGGGCAGTTCCGGCAGCGACGTCTTTGTCGTTGGCGTTTACGGCACCATTCTGCACTACGATGGTACGACAAAGGTCGAAGCGCTTCCGCCCGCGTCCCAGCCGGGCGGCGCGCAGGTCACCTTCTACCAGACCGTGGTCAACGAACGCACGGACGCATACCTGCGCAGCACGTATGCAACACCCACCGGCTTCACGCCGTTCACCAGCGTGCGCGAGTTCACGGCCGCGACATCCGTACCTGGCGGCAAGGTCGTGTTCTCCTGCCGGGTCAAGGGGCTGTCCGGGACCGTCGGCGGACTGGTCCTGGCCAAGCTCATGTACAACGGCACGCGCCGAGCGTTCACCTTCGATGCCTCGGGCGATGTGGATTCGCCCTCGGGCACGTGGTGGATGCTGGACAGCGCCGGCAGCCCCATGGCCGGAGCCCAGTCCCTGGACCCGGCCGACATCTACGAATTCCGCTTCATCATCCAGGACAACGACTCCCGCTTCGACCTCGACATGGCCTCGGGCACCATCCGCGACCCCTTCGTGCTGGGCACGGGCGGCGACTGGAGTCCGCCCAAGGAGGACAGCGGCGGAGGCGGAGGCGGAGGCGGAGGCTGCGCCTTTGATCCCTCGGCCGGCGAGGGCCTGGGCATGGACTGGCTGCTGCTCCTGGCGACCCTGGCCCTGGTCGGGCTGCGCAGGCCACGACGCGCGAGCTGA